The sequence CTTCCAGGCAGTAATAGAGGGGGTAGAGAAGTGAAGATTGGCATAGATGTATCCCGGTACTTTGACCGTTCGGCAGGAGTGGGCATATATGCGGCTAATTTGCTGAAAAGCCTGGGAAGGGTGGACCCTTCCAATCAATACCTGGCCTACAGCTTTTTTTATAATTGCCTGCCTGATAGCTTAAATGATAAGCAGCTGATAGAGGAGTTTGTAAAAGATTTTCCCCGGCTGGAATTTGCCCAGGCCAGGGCCAGCAAAAAAAGCCTGGTTAAAAAATGGAAAGCAGCTTCTATGGAAAAAAAAGAGGCTATGCTGGGAAATCCGGATATAGTTCACAGTACCGCCTACACCTTGCCCCAGCTGTTTAGCTCCCGGCTGGTGGTAACCGTGCATGATTTAAGTTTTTTAATTTTTCCCCAATACCATACTTCAGAAAATTACCAGTGGCTGTTTACCAACCTGATGTATCTAAACTCCAGGCCGGATGCTGTAATCTGTGACTCGGAACAGACCAGGCGGGATGTAGTAAAGTACTTCCATGTGCCGGAAGGCAAACTGGAAGTGGTATACCTGGGGGTAGATAAGCAGTACTTTGAAAAAATGGACGCAGGGCCGCTTATCCAGTCTTACGGCCTGGAGCC comes from Actinomycetota bacterium and encodes:
- a CDS encoding glycosyltransferase family 1 protein, whose product is MKIGIDVSRYFDRSAGVGIYAANLLKSLGRVDPSNQYLAYSFFYNCLPDSLNDKQLIEEFVKDFPRLEFAQARASKKSLVKKWKAASMEKKEAMLGNPDIVHSTAYTLPQLFSSRLVVTVHDLSFLIFPQYHTSENYQWLFTNLMYLNSRPDAVICDSEQTRRDVVKYFHVPEGKLEVVYLGVDKQYFEKMDAGPLIQSYGLEPGYLLCVSSIEPRKNFERIIRVFAQLVKQPQYEQLKLVCVGGQGWKNTNIFELVQELGLEGKVKFLGYVEQEKLPGIYQGASIFLYPSLYEGFGLPVLEAMASGTPVITSDVSSLPEVAGQAAIMIDPYDEKQLYDSIQHLLVNKGKRQELSRRGSLQAQKFSWEQTARNTLEVYKKVYKENALET